Genomic window (Chryseobacterium sp. H1D6B):
TTACAGGAAGCTGTTTCTTCTCAGTCATTTTTTTTATAATGGCCAGCTGCTGGAAATCTTTTTCTCCAAAATAAGCATTGTCCGGCTTTACTTGTCGGAAAAGCTCTTCTACAACAGTTCCAACACCGTCAAAATGGCCGGGCCTGGATTTTCCTTCCATTTCATTTTCCAATCCATCATAATCATAATGCTGGCTTTCTGTTTTTTCGGGATAGATATCAGCAACCTCCGGGATGTAAACAGCATCTACCAATCCTGAATTTTTTAAAATTAAGAGGTCTCTGTCTATATTTCGGGGGTATTTTTCCAGGTCTTCAGTATTATTAAACTGGGTTGGATTTACAAATATTGAAGAAATGACAAGATCATTTTCTTTTTTTGCTGTTTCATAAAGAGAAAGATGGCCTTTGTGGAGTGCTCCCATAGTAGGTGCAAAGCCGATTCTTTTTCCCATTTCTTTCTGTCTTTCAATGAAATCCTGAAGCGTTTTTTTGTTTTTTAGAACTTCCATAGTTTGTTTTAATAGCAATTCAAAAATACTAAAATATCATATAATAAAGTATATTTTTAGCAATTAGGGAAAGGGAATTGTCGTAAAAAAATGTTAATTAAAATAATGTTGGATGTTTTTTTGTAATTTTGCACATTAAGCATTTTTAAAAAAAACAGATAGAAATTTATGCCGAATCAAAAAATACTGTACATTACTACGGAAATGTATCCATATCAAGAAGACACCAATATGGCTACAGTGGTAAACAAAATGGCACTTAAGATGCACAATGAAGGCAATGATGTAAGAGTTTTTATGCCAAGATTTGGACAAATAAGTGAGAGAAAATTCCAACTTCATGAGGTGATCCGCCTTTCCGGAATGAATATTATTATTAATGATCTAGATCAGCCTCTAATTATTAAAGTAGCGTCTCTTCCAGGAGAAAGACTTCAGGTTTACTTTATAGACAATGAAGAGTATTTCAAAAGAAAACAATATTATTTCGATGATGAAGGAAACCCTTTCGAGGATAATGATGAGAGAGCCATCTTCTTTGCAAGAGGAGTAATTGAAACGATTAAGAAACTAAACTGGGTTCCGGATGTTATTCACTTAAATGGCTGGATGGCTTCTTTTGTTCCTATTTATCTTAAAACATACTACAAATCTGACACTTACTTTAAAGACGCTAAGATCGTTCTTTCTTTATATAACGAGAAAGACGTTGCACTAGATCCTAAAATAGGTGAAAAATTACAGTTTGATAATATTTCAGGATTAAAAGCGTTAGATAATCCAAGTATTCAAAGTTTTGTAAATGACAGTATGAATTATGTAGATATGGTAGTGAAAGGAGATGAGTTTCTGAATGGAGACTTAGATAAAGCTTTTAATGAGACTGCTACTCCAAAATCAGAATATCTTGATATAGATTCCATAAACAAACTTTATTAAACACATTTTTTAATGACTCATATGATTAAAAGAACTTTCGCCGTATTTTTTTTGGCGATTTTCGGAAGTGTATTGCTTTATAATTGCGAACCAGACGCGGATTCATTAGGAGAGCAGTTATTTTTAGACGGAGCAGCACAAGGCAAGGAAACATCTTATGACCTTATTGCTTATAATATTAATAATAATGACAGTATTAGAAGTGATGCTTCAAAATTAGGTTCAGCTACTCTGGGAGCTTTCAAAGAAGGAAAGTTCGGGATGCAGAGAGCTTCTTACTACACACAGTTAAGACTGCCGGCGTATAATCCTGATTTTGGTGCTAACGCAACAGTAGATTCAGTAGTTTTAGTAATAAAGCCGACGTATGCTTCAGATTCTATAACGACGACTACCGATGAAAACTATATCTATCCAGATGGAAATGTGGCTGCTAAAAAAATAGTAAATACTTATCCAGCAAATAAATATGGTAAAGCCAAGATCAATGGTGCTATTCCTCAATTTACTGTTAAAGTGAATGAAGTTACGGATTTCTTAAATGGTGCTACAGATATTGCTTACTCAAATACTAATTATGGGTACGGGCAGGAACTTGGTTCAAAAATATTTAATGGAAATGTTAGTTCTGTAGCAATCACTAAAGATTCAGACAATTCTTCATTATTTACATCTGCTACAGGCTTTAGAATTCCTTTATCATCTAGTTTTTTCAAAACTAAGATCATTGATATGAAGGGAAAACCCGAGCTTAATGATGTATCAAACTTTATCAGATATTTCAAAGGACTAAGAATATCAGTGGCAGAGGATGACGGATATTTATTCCAATTTTCGCCGAGTGATATGGAGTTAGTAATGTACTATAAATATGATAAAACAGATAACGGTACTGTTACAAGACCTCAGGCTACTTATACATTCTCTGTAGGAACTGGAAACGCTCATATTGGACATTATGAATATGACAGAGCTGGAAGTACTTTCCAAACATATGTTGCAGGAAATACAACGAGTGGAGATCTGAAATTATTTGCTCAAGGAATGGGAGGTCCTTCTATTGGAGTTAAAATTCCTGATGCTACTATCAGTCAGCTTAAGCAGTTATATCAAAATAATAAAGCAGCAATTATAAGTGCTAAAATCAGAATTTATACAGATTCAGATCAGTGGAATAATAAATATGCAAAACCTGCATCATTTAGTCTTATCCAAAAAGATGTTGTTGATAGTAAGCCTACTGCTAACTACACC
Coding sequences:
- a CDS encoding DUF4270 domain-containing protein; translated protein: MIKRTFAVFFLAIFGSVLLYNCEPDADSLGEQLFLDGAAQGKETSYDLIAYNINNNDSIRSDASKLGSATLGAFKEGKFGMQRASYYTQLRLPAYNPDFGANATVDSVVLVIKPTYASDSITTTTDENYIYPDGNVAAKKIVNTYPANKYGKAKINGAIPQFTVKVNEVTDFLNGATDIAYSNTNYGYGQELGSKIFNGNVSSVAITKDSDNSSLFTSATGFRIPLSSSFFKTKIIDMKGKPELNDVSNFIRYFKGLRISVAEDDGYLFQFSPSDMELVMYYKYDKTDNGTVTRPQATYTFSVGTGNAHIGHYEYDRAGSTFQTYVAGNTTSGDLKLFAQGMGGPSIGVKIPDATISQLKQLYQNNKAAIISAKIRIYTDSDQWNNKYAKPASFSLIQKDVVDSKPTANYTADLLTLGTSPNFALFRSYDLDKNPAYYDFTVTQSVKNLVETGADNTNKYFIIDLGNFLQTSTGTLAGYQYTSRPYARDRAVFVGSDPNNANKIQLKVTYGTK
- a CDS encoding glycogen/starch synthase — encoded protein: MPNQKILYITTEMYPYQEDTNMATVVNKMALKMHNEGNDVRVFMPRFGQISERKFQLHEVIRLSGMNIIINDLDQPLIIKVASLPGERLQVYFIDNEEYFKRKQYYFDDEGNPFEDNDERAIFFARGVIETIKKLNWVPDVIHLNGWMASFVPIYLKTYYKSDTYFKDAKIVLSLYNEKDVALDPKIGEKLQFDNISGLKALDNPSIQSFVNDSMNYVDMVVKGDEFLNGDLDKAFNETATPKSEYLDIDSINKLY
- the panC gene encoding pantoate--beta-alanine ligase — translated: MEVLKNKKTLQDFIERQKEMGKRIGFAPTMGALHKGHLSLYETAKKENDLVISSIFVNPTQFNNTEDLEKYPRNIDRDLLILKNSGLVDAVYIPEVADIYPEKTESQHYDYDGLENEMEGKSRPGHFDGVGTVVEELFRQVKPDNAYFGEKDFQQLAIIKKMTEKKQLPVKITGVPIYRAENGLALSSRNQRLHEDRKEVSKIIYQTLVKVNDWFRVITIPEIKERVTDVFDHQQGMVLEYFLIADEATLKETDFFYKDRQYRAFIVVVVDGVRLIDNMHLD